The Acomys russatus chromosome 1, mAcoRus1.1, whole genome shotgun sequence genome has a window encoding:
- the Cenpa gene encoding histone H3-like centromeric protein A, which produces LFRSGTASLPRRRRYLWLKEIQKLQKNTDLLLRKKPFSLVVREICGKFSRGVDLFWQAQALLALQEAAEAFLVHLFEDAYLLSLHAGRVTLFPKDIQLTRRIRGIEGGLG; this is translated from the exons CTCTTTCGCTCAGGCACTGCCAGTCTGCCCAGGAGGCGGAGATATCTGTGGCTTAAGGAGATACAGAAACTGCAGAAGAACACAGACCTCTTGCTGAGGAAGAAGCCTTTCAGCCTCGTT GTAAGAGAAATCTGTGGGAAATTCAGTCGTGGTGTGGATTTATTTTGGCAAGCCCAGGCCTTGTTGGCCCTTCAAGAG GCAGCAGAAGCGTTTCTAGTTCACCTCTTTGAGGACGCCTATCTCCTCTCCTTACATGCTGGCCGAGTCACTCTTTTCCCCAAGGATATACAGCTGACCAGGAGGATCCGAGGCATCGAGGGAGGACTCGGCTGA